In a single window of the Pseudoxanthomonas sp. F37 genome:
- a CDS encoding TonB-dependent receptor: MSHPALAPLGAAIVLALALPAHAQTAPAGATDLDAVIVTGTRASDRTALESTSPIDVLTAEDIRKAGVLNGELGSALQALLPSLNFPRQSNSGGADHIRAAQLRGLSPNQVLVLVNGKRRHTSALVNTDSKIGKGNTPVDFNAIPVSAIKRIEVLRDGAGAQYGSDAVAGVINVILNDAPEGGAFEASYGAHHTKVEPIDQTVTDGQTGFFSAQVGDRIGDGGFFRVGLEYKQREGTNRAGLDQIPFFEEQTPDNLALAGQRNYVLGDGSSRDINAWLNAAVPLGASAELYAFGTYHQSDTEGANYFRYPDGVANWKQVYPNGYRPVSEGDNLDLAGVAGVRGQWGDWDYDASLNHGRNEFTYRLRNSLNASLGPTSPTRFKTGDYQSGQTLLNLDISRVLGAHTFATGLEFRQETFETGAGDPASYAAGPYTDRPTGSQAGGGLTPQDTADLDRDVSSVYASLSSQWGEKFTTDIAARYEHYDDFGGELTGKLAARYEFAPAFALRGSVSNNFRAPSLSQIGFESTSTGYDASGQLTQGRLLSVNNPIARALGAQDLEPEKSLNLSVGFTSRIGEHFDVSLDVFRIDIDDRVALTERISGDALTDFVLDNFGVPGVQSANFFINAADTRTEGAELVANWRQALGDGNLLLTGAYSYARTELENIAATPAELLAIDPDYVLFGVEESNTLTDAAPRTRGTFTATWDNPQWSLLGRVSRHGSAKRVFNFGGGFEPEQTYGAEWQLDAEVEYRVSPRWSVAIGGLNLTDEYPDLSNEDIYYFGNLPYDVLSPIGSNGAYYYTRVRYTF; the protein is encoded by the coding sequence ATGTCCCACCCCGCCCTTGCTCCGCTCGGCGCCGCCATCGTGCTGGCGCTTGCCCTCCCCGCCCATGCCCAGACCGCGCCTGCCGGCGCCACCGACCTGGACGCGGTGATCGTCACCGGCACCCGCGCCAGCGACCGCACCGCGCTGGAGTCCACCTCGCCCATCGACGTGCTGACCGCCGAGGACATCCGCAAGGCCGGCGTGCTCAACGGCGAACTCGGCAGCGCGCTGCAGGCGCTGCTGCCCTCGCTGAACTTCCCGCGCCAGTCCAATTCCGGCGGTGCCGACCACATCCGCGCCGCGCAGCTGCGCGGCCTGAGCCCCAACCAGGTGCTGGTGCTGGTCAATGGCAAGCGCCGCCACACCAGCGCGCTGGTCAACACCGACAGCAAGATCGGCAAGGGCAATACGCCGGTGGACTTCAACGCCATCCCGGTCAGCGCGATCAAGCGCATCGAGGTGCTGCGCGATGGCGCCGGCGCCCAGTACGGCTCCGATGCCGTCGCCGGCGTCATCAACGTGATCCTCAACGACGCGCCGGAAGGCGGCGCCTTCGAAGCCAGCTACGGCGCGCACCACACGAAGGTCGAGCCCATCGACCAGACCGTCACCGACGGCCAGACCGGTTTCTTCAGCGCGCAGGTGGGCGATCGCATCGGCGATGGCGGCTTCTTCCGCGTGGGCCTGGAATACAAGCAGCGCGAGGGCACCAACCGCGCCGGCCTGGACCAGATCCCGTTCTTCGAAGAGCAGACGCCGGACAATCTGGCCCTGGCCGGCCAGCGTAATTACGTGCTGGGCGACGGCAGTTCCCGCGACATCAACGCCTGGCTCAACGCGGCGGTGCCGCTGGGCGCATCGGCCGAGCTGTACGCCTTCGGCACGTACCACCAGAGCGATACCGAAGGCGCCAACTACTTCCGCTACCCCGATGGCGTGGCGAACTGGAAGCAGGTCTACCCCAACGGCTACCGCCCGGTCTCGGAAGGCGACAACCTGGACCTGGCCGGCGTGGCCGGCGTGCGCGGGCAATGGGGCGACTGGGACTACGACGCCAGCCTCAACCACGGCCGCAATGAATTCACCTACCGCCTGCGCAACTCGCTCAACGCCTCGCTGGGCCCGACCAGCCCCACGCGTTTCAAGACCGGCGACTACCAGTCCGGCCAGACCCTGCTGAACCTGGACATCAGCCGCGTGCTGGGCGCGCACACCTTCGCCACCGGCCTCGAGTTCCGCCAAGAGACCTTCGAAACCGGCGCCGGCGACCCTGCTTCCTATGCGGCGGGCCCCTACACCGACCGCCCGACCGGCTCGCAGGCGGGCGGCGGACTGACCCCGCAGGACACCGCCGACCTCGACCGCGACGTGTCCAGCGTCTACGCCAGCCTCAGCAGCCAGTGGGGCGAGAAGTTCACCACCGACATCGCCGCGCGCTACGAGCACTATGACGATTTCGGCGGCGAACTGACCGGAAAGCTGGCCGCCCGCTACGAGTTCGCGCCCGCATTCGCCCTGCGCGGCTCGGTGTCGAACAACTTCCGCGCCCCGTCGCTGAGCCAGATCGGCTTCGAATCCACCTCCACCGGCTACGACGCCTCCGGCCAGCTCACCCAGGGCCGCCTGCTGTCGGTCAACAATCCCATCGCCCGCGCGCTGGGCGCGCAGGACCTGGAGCCGGAGAAGTCGCTGAACCTCAGCGTGGGCTTCACCAGCCGCATCGGCGAGCACTTCGACGTGTCGCTGGACGTGTTCCGCATCGACATCGACGACCGCGTGGCGCTCACCGAACGCATCAGCGGCGACGCGTTGACCGACTTCGTGCTGGACAACTTCGGCGTGCCGGGCGTGCAGAGCGCCAACTTCTTCATCAACGCCGCCGACACCCGCACCGAAGGCGCCGAGCTGGTGGCCAACTGGCGGCAGGCGCTGGGCGATGGCAACCTGCTGCTGACCGGCGCCTACAGCTACGCCAGGACCGAGCTGGAGAACATCGCGGCCACGCCGGCCGAACTGCTGGCCATCGATCCGGACTACGTGCTGTTCGGCGTGGAGGAAAGCAACACGCTGACCGACGCCGCACCGCGCACGCGCGGCACCTTCACCGCCACCTGGGACAACCCGCAATGGTCGCTGCTGGGTCGCGTGAGCCGGCATGGCAGCGCCAAGCGCGTGTTCAACTTCGGCGGCGGCTTCGAGCCGGAACAGACCTACGGCGCCGAGTGGCAGCTGGACGCGGAAGTCGAATACCGCGTCTCGCCCAGGTGGAGCGTGGCCATCGGCGGCCTGAACCTGACCGACGAGTACCCGGACCTGTCGAACGAGGACATCTACTACTTCGGCAACCTGCCCTACGACGTGCTTTCGCCCATCGGCAGCAATGGCGCGTACTACTACACCCGGGTGCGCTACACGTTCTGA
- a CDS encoding DUF4166 domain-containing protein yields MDAAVSPLFAVPLGTAFDALPGPVRALHLAQGRRRYAGMVEVERGSGLLSRLVASATHLPPAGSGPLCVEIDASPDAERWTRFIGGRAMPSRLWRDGDVLCERLGLATFGFRLEVVDEAIVWRVVRVSVFGVSLPARWFTGVGARESADGERYAFDVWASLPLVGLLVHYTGWLDVRDE; encoded by the coding sequence GTGGATGCAGCCGTAAGCCCGCTGTTCGCCGTGCCGCTGGGTACGGCCTTCGACGCGCTGCCGGGACCGGTGCGCGCGCTGCATCTTGCGCAGGGCCGGCGCCGTTACGCCGGGATGGTCGAGGTCGAACGCGGATCGGGGCTGCTGTCGCGCCTGGTGGCCTCCGCCACGCACCTGCCGCCGGCCGGATCGGGTCCGCTGTGCGTGGAGATCGACGCATCGCCCGACGCCGAGCGCTGGACGCGCTTCATCGGCGGGCGCGCCATGCCTTCGCGCCTGTGGCGCGACGGCGACGTGCTGTGCGAGCGGCTGGGCCTGGCGACGTTCGGCTTCCGGCTGGAGGTGGTGGACGAGGCGATAGTCTGGCGTGTCGTCCGCGTGAGCGTGTTCGGCGTGTCGTTGCCGGCGCGCTGGTTCACGGGCGTGGGCGCACGCGAGTCCGCGGACGGCGAGCGTTACGCGTTCGATGTGTGGGCCTCGTTACCGCTCGTCGGACTGCTGGTGCACTACACGGGCTGGCTGGATGTACGCGACGAGTGA
- the pgeF gene encoding peptidoglycan editing factor PgeF: MNRAPAVAADWPAPAGVHAFTTLRHGAGESQPPFDHFNLGNRYAADGDDPAVVARNRARLVELAGLPSAPHWLKQVHGIDVLRVETPADPAATEPVADALVTSTPGVVLAILTADCLPVVFAAKDGREIAAAHAGWPGLSKGMLEATLDAMDTPAADLVAWIGPAAGPLRYEVGQNVFDAFVSQRAGAAAAFAPTRPGHWLADLPALARRRLVARGMRADAIHGGDLCTISEPDRFFSHRRDGRSGRIATLAWMQP; the protein is encoded by the coding sequence GTGAATCGCGCCCCCGCCGTCGCGGCCGACTGGCCCGCACCGGCGGGCGTGCACGCCTTCACCACGCTGCGCCATGGCGCGGGCGAGTCGCAGCCGCCGTTCGACCACTTCAACCTGGGCAACAGGTACGCGGCCGATGGCGATGACCCTGCGGTGGTGGCGCGCAACCGCGCGCGGCTGGTCGAACTGGCCGGCCTGCCTTCCGCGCCGCACTGGCTGAAGCAGGTGCATGGCATCGACGTGCTGCGCGTGGAAACCCCCGCCGATCCCGCCGCCACGGAACCGGTTGCCGATGCGCTGGTCACGTCCACGCCGGGCGTGGTGCTGGCCATCCTCACTGCCGATTGCCTGCCGGTGGTGTTCGCGGCGAAGGACGGCCGCGAGATCGCCGCCGCGCATGCCGGCTGGCCGGGCCTGTCCAAGGGCATGCTGGAAGCGACGCTGGACGCCATGGACACGCCGGCGGCGGACCTGGTGGCGTGGATCGGGCCGGCCGCCGGTCCCCTGCGCTATGAGGTCGGCCAGAACGTGTTCGACGCCTTCGTCTCGCAGCGGGCCGGTGCGGCCGCGGCGTTCGCGCCGACGCGTCCGGGCCATTGGCTGGCCGATCTGCCCGCGCTGGCGCGCCGCCGCCTGGTCGCGCGCGGCATGCGGGCGGACGCCATCCATGGCGGCGATCTCTGCACGATCAGCGAGCCCGACCGCTTCTTCTCCCACCGCCGCGACGGCCGCAGCGGCCGCATCGCCACGCTGGCGTGGATGCAGCCGTAA
- the rluD gene encoding 23S rRNA pseudouridine(1911/1915/1917) synthase RluD, which produces MTEPDSPDTPRTAVVPASAAGRRFDAALAELFPEFSRSRLTEWIKSGNALLDGQVVRPRDPVRGGETASLDVVLDTQTHAEPEDIPLDILYEDEHVFVLDKPAGLVVHPGAGNPTGTLVNALLFRDPSLSALPRAGIVHRLDKDTSGVMVVARTLPAHTSLVAQLASRDVHRQYLAIVVGAMVSGGTANAPIDRHPRDRLKMAVREDGRDAVTHYRLRERFRAHTALECRLETGRTHQIRVHMAHIKYPIVGDPLYGGPLRLPKGASDELIAVLRGFRRQALHAETLEFAHPVSGEPVRVTAPVPADMLALLAALRADTQAQRK; this is translated from the coding sequence ATGACCGAACCCGATTCCCCCGATACGCCCCGCACGGCCGTCGTGCCCGCCAGCGCCGCCGGCCGGCGCTTCGACGCCGCCCTGGCCGAGCTGTTCCCCGAGTTCTCCCGGTCGCGCCTGACCGAGTGGATCAAGTCGGGCAACGCCCTGCTGGACGGCCAGGTGGTGCGCCCTCGCGATCCCGTGCGCGGCGGCGAGACCGCCAGCCTGGACGTGGTGCTGGATACCCAGACCCACGCCGAGCCGGAAGACATCCCGCTGGACATCCTGTACGAGGACGAGCACGTCTTCGTGCTGGACAAGCCGGCGGGTCTGGTCGTCCACCCCGGCGCCGGCAATCCCACCGGCACGCTGGTCAATGCGCTGCTGTTCCGCGATCCGTCGCTGTCGGCGTTGCCGCGCGCGGGCATCGTGCACCGGTTGGACAAGGACACCTCGGGCGTGATGGTGGTGGCGCGCACGCTGCCGGCGCACACCTCGCTGGTGGCGCAGCTGGCCTCGCGCGACGTGCATCGCCAGTACCTGGCGATCGTGGTGGGCGCGATGGTCTCCGGCGGCACCGCCAATGCGCCGATCGACCGCCACCCGCGCGACCGGCTGAAGATGGCCGTGCGCGAGGATGGCCGCGATGCCGTCACCCACTACCGCCTGCGCGAGCGCTTCCGTGCGCACACCGCGCTGGAATGCCGGCTGGAAACCGGGCGCACGCACCAGATCCGCGTGCACATGGCGCACATCAAGTACCCCATCGTCGGCGATCCGCTGTACGGCGGCCCGCTGCGCCTGCCCAAGGGCGCCAGCGACGAACTGATCGCGGTGCTGCGCGGCTTCCGCCGGCAGGCCCTGCATGCCGAGACGCTGGAGTTCGCCCATCCGGTCAGCGGCGAACCGGTGCGCGTCACCGCGCCGGTGCCGGCCGACATGCTGGCGCTGCTGGCGGCCCTGCGCGCGGACACCCAGGCGCAACGCAAGTGA
- a CDS encoding outer membrane protein assembly factor BamD has product MTQRALPRLTRPSASARLVLLALAVAFAGTGCGKIFKKKEAPENQPVEVMYQEAHQAMANNNWDRGLTSFRRLIAQYPYGPYTEQALMETAYAEYKAGKLDDAVTTIDRFIRTYPTHRNIPYMYYLRGLANSNRDTVFLQKVWRLDASRRDLATPMQGYNDFNRVAENYPNSRYAADARQRMVALRNQFALHELDTAIYYLRRDAWVSAASRARYLLETYPQSAYQNDAVAVLAEAYTHLGNEALAADARRVLELNDPQHPWLAGKWPDYPWMVRRLNPFASEKSINTADRRNDD; this is encoded by the coding sequence ATGACCCAGCGTGCCCTTCCCCGCCTTACCCGCCCCTCCGCGTCCGCCCGTCTGGTCCTGCTGGCGCTGGCGGTCGCCTTCGCCGGGACCGGCTGCGGCAAGATCTTCAAGAAGAAGGAAGCACCCGAGAACCAGCCGGTCGAGGTGATGTACCAGGAAGCGCACCAGGCCATGGCCAACAACAACTGGGACCGCGGCCTGACCAGTTTCCGCCGCCTGATCGCCCAGTATCCCTACGGTCCCTACACCGAGCAGGCGCTGATGGAAACGGCCTATGCCGAATACAAGGCCGGCAAGCTGGACGACGCGGTGACCACCATCGACCGCTTCATCCGCACCTACCCCACGCACCGCAACATCCCGTACATGTACTACCTGCGCGGGCTGGCCAACTCCAACCGCGACACGGTGTTCCTGCAGAAGGTATGGCGTCTGGACGCCAGCCGCCGTGACCTGGCCACCCCGATGCAGGGCTACAACGACTTCAACCGCGTCGCCGAGAACTACCCCAACAGCCGCTACGCCGCCGATGCCCGCCAGCGCATGGTGGCCTTGCGCAACCAGTTCGCCCTGCACGAACTGGACACGGCCATCTACTACCTGCGTCGCGACGCCTGGGTGTCGGCCGCCAGCCGCGCCAGGTACCTGCTGGAAACCTATCCGCAGAGCGCCTACCAGAACGACGCCGTCGCCGTGCTGGCCGAGGCCTACACCCACCTGGGCAACGAGGCCCTGGCCGCCGACGCCCGGCGCGTGCTGGAGTTGAACGACCCGCAGCATCCCTGGCTGGCCGGCAAGTGGCCGGACTATCCGTGGATGGTGCGTCGCCTGAACCCGTTCGCCAGCGAGAAGTCCATCAACACCGCCGACCGCCGCAACGACGACTGA
- a CDS encoding vitamin K epoxide reductase family protein, which translates to MSRKKKRKAHPVHQASPMPRAATPPDRVMLALAVLGLLITGYLAWAGGSGSASAFCTGEGGCDAIQRSGWSTLLGVPMAGWGFGLYAVVAWVSLSRKASALLRWQRQWRLVLLGLGISVYLTAVGAVVLDAFCMGCLASLAVLAAMFGRLQLSRPVSAPGQPWKRWWAVQALPVLLVVGVLHVHQSGLLHQRPESRRAAALAQHLSDYGARFYGASWCVECRQQKRRFGHAADRLPYVECSPGGRNTPMTSTCAAAGVTVFPTWVIDGIQHNGVLEPRQLAVLTRFDWDKAGTAE; encoded by the coding sequence ATGAGCCGAAAGAAGAAGCGCAAGGCGCACCCCGTGCATCAGGCATCCCCGATGCCGCGCGCGGCGACGCCGCCAGATCGCGTGATGCTGGCGCTGGCGGTGCTGGGCCTGCTGATCACCGGCTACCTGGCGTGGGCGGGGGGCAGCGGTTCCGCGTCCGCGTTCTGCACCGGCGAGGGTGGCTGCGATGCGATCCAGCGCAGCGGCTGGTCCACGCTGTTGGGCGTGCCGATGGCGGGGTGGGGCTTCGGCCTGTATGCGGTGGTCGCCTGGGTGTCGCTGTCGCGCAAGGCGTCGGCGCTGCTGCGCTGGCAGCGGCAGTGGCGGCTGGTGCTGCTGGGGCTGGGGATCAGCGTCTACCTCACTGCGGTGGGGGCGGTGGTGCTCGACGCATTCTGCATGGGCTGCCTGGCTTCGCTGGCGGTGCTGGCGGCGATGTTCGGCCGGCTGCAGCTGAGCCGCCCCGTGTCGGCGCCCGGCCAGCCCTGGAAGCGCTGGTGGGCCGTGCAGGCGTTGCCGGTACTGCTCGTGGTGGGCGTGCTTCACGTGCATCAGAGCGGACTGCTGCACCAGCGTCCGGAAAGCCGTCGGGCGGCGGCGCTGGCGCAGCACCTGTCCGATTACGGCGCCAGGTTCTATGGCGCGTCATGGTGCGTGGAGTGCCGGCAGCAGAAGCGCCGCTTCGGCCATGCGGCGGACCGGCTGCCCTACGTGGAATGTTCGCCCGGCGGGCGCAATACGCCCATGACGTCCACCTGTGCGGCGGCGGGCGTGACCGTGTTCCCCACCTGGGTCATCGATGGCATCCAGCACAACGGCGTGCTCGAACCGCGGCAACTGGCGGTGCTGACGCGCTTCGACTGGGACAAGGCCGGCACGGCCGAATGA
- a CDS encoding NAD+ synthase, which yields MTQILRIAMAQFDFPVGAVAQNSDNIRRMIAEARDEYGADVVLFPELAVSGYPPEDLLLRPRFLADCETALTGIAATTHGIVAVVGWPQSAGSVVYNAASVLRDGVVETTYRKRELPNYAVFDERRYFDVDPDGGACTFEVKGVPLGLVICEDLWFPEPLADTARAGAVATLVPNASPFDRDKHAQRDALIAERTRETGMALAYLNVVGGQDAVVFDGASVVADGDGAVHPAAAAFTDQWLVVDFDPAARKFSPVVWMDDGDESRDALAWRAIVRGIRDYCGKNGFSNVWLGLSGGIDSALVLALAVDALGAENVTAVRLPSRYTAGLSNDLAAEQCAALGVKLEAISIEAPFKGFLEALGPVFGDRPADTTEENLQSRSRGVILMALSNKFGGLLLTTGNKSEYAVGYATIYGDMCGGYAPIKDLYKTEVFALARWRNTVGGAPVIPPAVIDRPPSAELRENQKDQDSLPPYDVLDAILFRYVDLEQSRDEIVAAGFDAATVDRMLRLVRINEWKRHQAAPGPKVSRRAFGRERRYPITNKYAL from the coding sequence ATGACCCAGATCCTCCGCATCGCCATGGCGCAGTTCGATTTCCCGGTCGGCGCGGTGGCGCAGAACAGCGACAACATCCGCCGCATGATCGCCGAGGCGCGCGACGAGTACGGGGCCGACGTGGTGCTGTTCCCCGAGCTGGCGGTCAGCGGCTACCCGCCGGAAGACCTGTTGCTGCGGCCGCGCTTCCTGGCCGATTGCGAGACCGCGCTGACCGGGATCGCGGCCACCACGCACGGCATCGTGGCCGTGGTCGGCTGGCCGCAGAGTGCGGGCAGCGTGGTCTACAACGCCGCCAGCGTGCTGCGCGACGGGGTGGTGGAGACCACCTACCGCAAGCGCGAGCTGCCCAACTACGCGGTATTCGACGAGCGCCGCTACTTCGACGTGGATCCGGACGGGGGCGCCTGCACGTTCGAGGTGAAGGGCGTGCCGCTGGGCCTGGTGATCTGCGAGGACCTGTGGTTTCCCGAACCGCTGGCCGACACCGCCAGGGCGGGTGCCGTGGCGACGCTGGTGCCCAACGCCTCGCCGTTCGACCGCGACAAGCACGCGCAGCGCGACGCACTGATCGCCGAGCGTACGCGCGAAACCGGCATGGCGCTGGCCTACCTCAACGTGGTGGGCGGTCAGGATGCGGTGGTGTTCGACGGCGCATCGGTGGTGGCGGACGGCGATGGCGCCGTGCACCCGGCGGCGGCCGCGTTCACCGACCAGTGGCTGGTGGTGGACTTCGACCCGGCCGCGCGCAAGTTCAGTCCCGTGGTGTGGATGGACGACGGCGACGAGAGCCGCGACGCGCTGGCCTGGCGCGCCATCGTGCGCGGCATCCGCGACTATTGCGGCAAGAACGGCTTTTCGAACGTGTGGCTGGGCCTGTCCGGCGGCATCGATTCGGCGCTGGTGCTGGCGCTGGCGGTCGACGCGCTGGGCGCGGAGAACGTCACCGCGGTGCGGTTGCCGTCGCGCTACACCGCGGGCCTGTCCAACGACCTGGCCGCCGAGCAGTGCGCGGCGCTGGGGGTGAAGCTGGAGGCCATTTCGATCGAGGCGCCGTTCAAGGGCTTCCTCGAGGCGCTTGGCCCGGTGTTCGGCGACCGGCCCGCCGACACCACCGAGGAGAACCTGCAGTCGCGCAGCCGCGGCGTGATCCTGATGGCGCTCAGCAACAAGTTCGGCGGCCTGCTGCTGACCACCGGCAACAAGAGCGAGTACGCGGTCGGCTACGCCACCATCTACGGCGACATGTGCGGCGGCTACGCGCCCATCAAGGACCTGTACAAGACGGAGGTGTTCGCGCTGGCGCGCTGGCGCAACACCGTGGGCGGCGCGCCGGTGATCCCGCCGGCCGTCATCGACCGCCCGCCGTCGGCCGAGCTGCGCGAGAACCAGAAGGACCAGGACTCGCTGCCGCCGTACGACGTGCTGGACGCCATCCTGTTCCGCTACGTGGACCTGGAACAGTCGCGCGACGAGATCGTCGCCGCCGGCTTCGACGCCGCCACCGTGGACCGCATGCTGCGGCTGGTGCGCATCAACGAGTGGAAGCGCCACCAGGCCGCGCCCGGGCCGAAGGTCTCGCGTCGTGCGTTCGGCCGCGAGCGCCGCTACCCGATCACCAACAAGTACGCGCTGTGA
- a CDS encoding phosphoenolpyruvate carboxykinase (GTP) yields the protein MNAAVDVFKRNEFQGSSLDALNAWVAEVAALTRPDRIHWCDGSDAESALLTQQMLADGTLLPLNPETHPHSWLHRSSPSDVARVEHLTFVCTPQREDAGPNNPWMAPAEAHAKMDALFAGCMRGRTLYVIPYCMGPIDSPLSRCGVEITDSPYVVANMRIMTRMGAAALARIEREGTFVKGLHSTGELDPDRRFIMHFPEELTIKSFGSGYGGNALLGKKCHALRIASHQARHEGWLAEHMLIVGIENPQGQTHYIAAAFPSACGKTNLAMLIPPEGYRQAGWKVWTVGDDICWMRPGADGRLYAINPEAGFFGVAPGTSDSSNPNALATISHHTIFTNVAVTDDQEPWWEGLDSRTPALDWQGRKYDPANGPAAHPNSRFTVAARQCPSYSPKAEDPQGVPISAIVFGGRRASLVPLVFEARDWTHGVLVGAAMGSETTAAATGAVGVMRRDPMAMKPFCGYNFADYFAHWLSFDQAGAKLPKIFHVNWFRKGGDGRFLWPGFGENLRVLEWMIRRVEGRAEAVETPIGHLPRAEDLNLDGVALSDEAHELLFGFDRAGWQAEFASIGEYLREFGARTPQALRDEQQRIAARLAG from the coding sequence ATGAACGCAGCGGTCGATGTTTTCAAACGCAACGAATTCCAGGGCAGTTCGCTGGACGCATTGAACGCCTGGGTTGCGGAGGTCGCCGCGCTCACCCGGCCGGACCGCATCCACTGGTGCGACGGCAGCGATGCCGAGAGCGCGCTGCTGACCCAGCAGATGCTGGCCGACGGCACCCTGCTGCCGCTGAATCCGGAAACCCACCCGCACAGTTGGCTGCACCGCTCCAGCCCCAGCGACGTGGCGCGGGTGGAACACCTGACCTTCGTCTGCACGCCGCAGCGGGAAGACGCCGGCCCCAACAACCCCTGGATGGCTCCGGCCGAGGCGCACGCGAAGATGGATGCGCTGTTCGCCGGCTGCATGCGCGGGCGCACGCTGTACGTGATCCCCTACTGCATGGGCCCGATCGATTCGCCGCTCTCGCGCTGTGGCGTGGAGATCACCGATTCGCCTTACGTGGTGGCGAACATGCGCATCATGACCCGCATGGGCGCGGCCGCACTGGCGCGCATCGAGCGGGAAGGGACGTTCGTGAAGGGCCTGCACTCCACCGGCGAACTGGACCCGGACCGCCGCTTCATCATGCATTTCCCCGAGGAGCTGACCATCAAGAGCTTCGGCTCCGGTTACGGCGGCAATGCGCTGCTGGGCAAGAAGTGCCACGCCCTGCGCATCGCCTCGCACCAGGCGCGCCACGAAGGCTGGCTGGCCGAGCACATGCTGATCGTCGGCATCGAAAACCCGCAGGGACAGACGCATTACATCGCCGCCGCGTTCCCGTCCGCCTGCGGCAAGACCAACCTGGCCATGCTGATCCCGCCGGAGGGCTACCGCCAGGCCGGCTGGAAGGTGTGGACCGTCGGCGACGACATCTGCTGGATGCGTCCCGGCGCCGATGGCCGCCTGTATGCGATCAATCCGGAAGCCGGCTTCTTCGGCGTGGCGCCCGGCACCTCGGACAGTTCCAACCCGAATGCGCTGGCCACCATCAGCCACCACACCATCTTCACCAACGTCGCCGTCACCGACGACCAGGAACCGTGGTGGGAAGGGCTGGACTCGCGCACGCCCGCGCTGGACTGGCAGGGCCGCAAGTACGACCCGGCCAACGGCCCGGCCGCACACCCGAACTCCCGCTTCACCGTCGCGGCCCGCCAGTGCCCCAGCTACTCGCCCAAGGCCGAGGATCCGCAGGGCGTGCCGATCAGCGCCATCGTCTTCGGCGGCCGCCGCGCCTCGCTGGTGCCGCTGGTGTTCGAGGCGCGCGACTGGACGCACGGCGTGCTGGTGGGCGCGGCGATGGGCTCGGAAACCACGGCGGCGGCCACCGGCGCGGTGGGCGTGATGCGCCGCGACCCGATGGCGATGAAGCCGTTCTGCGGCTACAACTTCGCCGACTACTTCGCGCACTGGCTGTCGTTCGACCAAGCTGGCGCGAAGCTGCCGAAGATCTTCCACGTGAACTGGTTCCGCAAGGGCGGCGACGGCAGGTTCCTGTGGCCCGGCTTCGGCGAGAACCTGCGCGTGCTGGAGTGGATGATCCGGCGCGTCGAGGGCAGGGCGGAGGCGGTGGAAACGCCCATCGGCCACCTGCCGCGCGCCGAGGACCTGAACCTGGACGGCGTGGCGCTGAGCGACGAAGCCCACGAGCTGCTGTTCGGCTTCGACCGCGCCGGCTGGCAGGCCGAGTTCGCCAGCATCGGCGAGTACCTGCGCGAGTTCGGTGCCCGCACACCGCAGGCGCTGAGGGACGAGCAGCAGCGTATCGCCGCCCGCCTGGCGGGCTGA
- a CDS encoding helix-turn-helix transcriptional regulator, producing MAVSVDLIDALKRCLRAQELTYRELAARIRMSEAAVKRMFSRRAMSLQRLEQICDVLDVGLAELSAEASRGRKPMAQLSEAQEQALVDDPRLLMALFLTLNRWREDDVMGHFGFTTAQWTGLLVKLDRLGIIELMPGNRGRALTARNFRWRADGPMERYFRHTLLTDYFADAFDGEQDALLLLSGSLSIDGVKQLRQRLEEVAREFDALLARDATLPAEDRVGVSLVLAQKPWLLQLFNPYRRSREA from the coding sequence ATGGCCGTCTCGGTGGACCTGATCGATGCCCTGAAGCGCTGCCTGCGCGCGCAGGAACTGACCTACCGCGAGCTGGCCGCCCGCATCCGCATGAGCGAAGCAGCGGTCAAGCGCATGTTTTCCCGGCGGGCGATGAGCCTGCAGCGGCTGGAGCAGATCTGCGATGTCCTCGACGTGGGGCTGGCCGAACTCAGCGCCGAGGCCTCGCGCGGGCGCAAGCCGATGGCGCAGCTGAGCGAGGCGCAGGAGCAGGCGCTGGTGGACGACCCGCGCCTGCTGATGGCGCTGTTCCTCACCCTCAACCGCTGGCGCGAGGACGACGTGATGGGCCACTTCGGCTTCACGACGGCGCAGTGGACCGGGCTGCTGGTGAAGCTGGACCGGCTGGGCATCATCGAACTGATGCCCGGCAACCGCGGCCGCGCGCTGACCGCGCGCAATTTCCGCTGGCGCGCCGACGGCCCGATGGAGCGCTATTTCCGCCACACCCTGCTGACCGATTACTTCGCCGACGCCTTCGACGGCGAGCAGGACGCGCTGCTGCTGCTCAGCGGCAGCCTGAGCATCGACGGCGTGAAGCAACTGCGCCAGCGGCTGGAGGAAGTGGCGCGCGAGTTCGACGCCCTGCTGGCCCGGGACGCCACCCTGCCCGCGGAAGACCGGGTGGGGGTCAGCCTGGTGCTGGCGCAGAAGCCCTGGCTGCTGCAGCTGTTCAATCCCTACCGGCGCTCGCGCGAGGCGTAG